A genomic segment from Malus domestica chromosome 05, GDT2T_hap1 encodes:
- the LOC108173453 gene encoding probable aspartyl protease At4g16563, with protein sequence MIEPLREVRDGYLIPLSLGTPPQVIEVYMDTGSDLTWVPCGNLSFVCMDCDDYRNNKLMPIFSPSASSSSLRDLCSSSFCIDIHSSDNSIDPCTIVGCSLATLLKGTCPRPCPSFAYTYGAGGVVQGALSRDTLRVHGISSTPNNVVTREIPKFCFGCIWASYREPIGIAGFGRGALSLPFQLGFLQKGFSHCFLAFKYANNPNISSPLVIGDVAISSKENLQFTPMLKSPMYPSNYYIGLEAITIGNTSTVTQVPSSLREFDTQGNGGMLIDSGTTYTHLPEPFYSNLLSVIESVIWYPRAKEMETRTSFDLCYLVPHTMNNTLIDQDDLLLPPITFHFLNNVNLALPQGNHFYAMGAPVNSSVVKCLLFQVMDDGDYGPAGVFGSFQQQNVEVVYDLEKERIGFQPMDCASAAASQGLHKK encoded by the coding sequence ATGATCGAGCCACTGAGGGAAGTGAGAGATGGGTATCTGATACCTCTTAGTTTAGGGACTCCCCCACAAGTCATCGAAGTATATATGGATACTGGGAGTGACCTAACTTGGGTTCCTTGTGgcaatctttcttttgtttgcatGGATTGTGATGACTATAGGAACAACAAACTAATGCCCATTTTCTCTCCTtcagcttcttcttcatctctTAGAGACCTTTGTAGTAGCTCATTTTGCATTGACATCCATAGCTCAGATAACTCCATCGATCCGTGCACCATAGTCGGATGTTCACTTGCTACCCTTCTTAAAGGCACATGTCCTAGACCATGCCCTTCATTTGCTTACACTTATGGCGCAGGGGGGGTTGTCCAAGGGGCACTTAGTAGAGACACATTAAGGGTTCATGGAATTAGTAGCACTCCTAATAATGTCGTCACTAGGGAAATtccaaagttttgttttgggtGCATTTGGGCTAGTTATAGAGAGCCTATTGGGATTGCAGGGTTTGGTAGGGGAGCACTTTCCCTCCCATTCCAATTAGGGTTTCTACAAAAAGGCTTCTCTCATTGCTTCTTGGCTTTCAAGTATGCAAACAACCCTAATATTTCAAGTCCTCTAGTCATAGGAGATGTTGCtatttcttcaaaagaaaacttGCAATTCACTCCAATGTTGAAGAGTCCCATGTACCCTAGCAACTACTACATTGGTCTAGAGGCCATCACAATAGGTAATACTAGTACAGTTACACAAGTGCCCTCAAGCTTGAGAGAGTTTGATACACAAGGCAATGGGGGCATGCTCATTGACTCAGGAACCACTTACACTCATTTGCCTGAGCCATTTTACTCCAACCTTCTCTCCGTTATCGAGTCGGTTATTTGGTATCCTAGAGCCAAGGAAATGGAGACAAGGACCTCTTTTGATCTTTGTTATTTAGTCCCACACACAATGAATAATACTCTCATAGATCAGGATGACCTACTCCTTCCTCCAATCACTTTCCATTTCTTGAATAATGTGAATCTTGCTTTGCCCCAAGGAAATCACTTCTATGCCATGGGAGCTCCCGTAAACTCCAGTGTGGTGAAATGCTTGTTGTTCCAAGTAATGGATGATGGAGATTATGGGCCAGCTGGGGTGTTTGGGAGCTTCCAACAACAAAATGTGGAGGTTGTGTATGACTTGGAGAAAGAGAGAATTGGGTTTCAGCCAATGGATTGTGCTTCTGCTGCAGCCTCTCAAGGacttcacaaaaaataa
- the LOC103435229 gene encoding ras-related protein RABF2b, whose translation MATTGNKNINAKLVLLGDVGAGKSSLVLRFVKGQFVEFQESTIGAAFFSQTLAVNDTTVKFEIWDTAGQERYHSLAPMYYRGAAAAIIVYDLTNQASFERAKKWVLELKSQGNPNMVMALAGNKADLVEARKVAAEDAQSYAQENGLFFLETSAKTADNVNDIFYEIAKRLPRVQPVQNPAGMVLMDRPSERVASSSCCS comes from the exons ATGGCCACCACTGGGAATAAGAACATCAATGCCAAATTG GTGCTTCTTGGGGATGTTGGAGCTGGGAAATCAAGTCTGGTGTTGCGCTTTGTAAAAGGacaatttgttgaatttcag GAATCAACAATAGGTGCTGCCTTCTTCTCACAAACATTGGCTGTAAATGACACAActgtaaaatttgagatttgGGATACAGCAGGTCAAGAGAGGTACCATAGTTTGGCGCCAATGTATTACAGAGGAGCTGCTGCTGCAATTATCGTGTATGATTTAACAAATCAA GCTTCATTTGAGCGAGCAAAAAAATGGGTTCTCGAACTCAAGTCACAAG GTAACCCAAACATGGTTATGGCACTAGCTGGTAATAAAGCGGATCTGGTAGAGGCCAGGAAAGTGGCAGCAGAG GATGCACAATCATATGCTCAAGAGAATGGCCTTTTCTTCCTGGAAACCTCTGCAAAAACTGCAGACAATGTCAATGACATTTTCTATGAGATAG CAAAGAGATTACCTCGAGTGCAGCCTGTGCAGAACCCTGCAGGAATGGTTCTCATGGACAGACCTTCTGAAAGGGTGGCAAGCTCGTCCTGTTGCTCATAG
- the LOC103435228 gene encoding uncharacterized protein, with protein MEMSTKTVMTIKSYQNQAGVLVKNYLLADPFIPYTSVIGGIILCKMVYDLTHLISTFYIKAYGSLTKIQRIEWNSRGISSIHAIFITALSLYFVFWSDLFSDQQHLGLITFRSSPLSVFGLGVSVGYFCSDLGMLLWLYPCLGGMEYVFHHSLAGIAVAYSMFSGEGQLYTYMILISEITTPEINMRWYLDTAGLKRSSAYLLNGIVIFLSWLAARILLFGYMFYHVYLHYDMIIQMHTYGYLLVFVVPSVLAVMNLMWFGKIIKGLMKQLAKMQ; from the exons ATGGAAATGTCTACAAAGACAGTTATGACGATCAAATCTTACCAAAATCAGGCCGGAGTTCTTGTTAAAAATTACTTACTAGCGGATCCCTTCATACCATATACTTCTGTTATTGGAGGCATAATTTTGTGCAAAATG GTATATGATCTTACCCATTTAATTAGTACCTTTTACATTAAGGCTTATGGCAGTCTTACAAAAATCCAACGAATTGAGTGGAACAGTCG TGGTATCTCCAGTATTCATGCCATTTTTATAACGGCTCTGTCCTTGTACTTTGTGTTCTGGTCCGATCTCTTTTCTGATCAACAGCACCTTGGCCTTATTACATTTCGAAGCTCACCGTTGTCTGTTTTTGGATTAGGG GTCTCTGTTGGGTACTTCTGTTCGGATCTGGGAATGCTATTATGGCTATATCCCTGTTTAGGGGGAATGGAGTAT GTTTTCCATCACTCACTTGCTGGAATTGCAGTAGCATACTCCATGTTTTCTGGGGAAGGGCAACTTTATACATACATGATCCTCATCTCTGAGATCACTACTCCAGAGATCAATATGAGATG GTATCTTGATACAGCTGGTCTTAAGAGGTCCAGCGCATATCTCCTAAACGGCATTGTGATATTTTTATCATGGCTG GCGGCAAGAATTCTGCTGTTTGGCTACATGTTTTACCATGTTTACTTGCACTATGATATG ATCATCCAGATGCACACCTACGGATATCTGTTGGTGTTTGTTGTGCCATCCGTTCTAGCTGTTATGAACTTGATGTGGTTTGGAAAGATTATCAAGGGATTGATGAAGCAATTGGCCAAGATGCAATGA